One Aegilops tauschii subsp. strangulata cultivar AL8/78 chromosome 7, Aet v6.0, whole genome shotgun sequence genomic window carries:
- the LOC109744300 gene encoding histone H3.3: MARTKQTARKSTGGKAPRKQLATKAARKSAPTTGGVKKPHRYRPGTVALREIRKYQKSTELLIRKLPFQRLVREIAQDFKTDLRFQSHAVLALQEAAEAYLVGLFEDTNLCAIHAKRVTIMPKDIQLARRIRGERA; the protein is encoded by the exons ATGGCCCGTACCAAGCAGACCGCCCGCAAGTCCACCGGCGGCAAGGCGCCCCGCAAGCAGCTCGCCACAAAG GCGGCGAGGAAGTCGGCGCCGACCACGGGCGGAGTGAAGAAGCCCCACCGCTACAGGCCGGGCACCGTGGCCCTCCGGGAGATCCGCAAGTACCAGAAGAGCACGGAGCTGCTGATCCGCAAGCTGCCCTTCCAGCGCCTGGTCCGCGAGATCGCGCAGGACTTCAAGACGGACCTCCGCTTCCAGTCCCACGCCGTGCTGGCCCTCCAGGAGGCCGCCGAGGCGTACCTCGTGGGACTCTTCGAGGACACCAACCTGTGCGCCATCCACGCCAAGCGCGTCACCATCATGCCCAAGGACATCCAGCTCGCCCGCCGCATCCGCGGGgagcgcgcctaa